Proteins from one Streptomyces roseifaciens genomic window:
- a CDS encoding LLM class flavin-dependent oxidoreductase, producing the protein MKFAYFTHVWGRPGITPGERYAELWREIRDADRLGLDYAFSVEHHCTPQESWMPSPAVFCTGAALHTERIRIGPMGWVPPLRHPMHLVEEVATLDHLLGGRLEVGLASGVSPQPFLPFGADFDNRHTLTREAVELLRTALGSEGAVDFEGPVHRVRDVTLSFPALQRPHPPLWVPTTNRNTLRYLSEVGAHTGSTMIVPRASMGVVYRHYLDWWREHGHATDPDIGYWTLVHVAPTDAEAEARAAAHMTETFAKTLQYGSVRRSGEQHAPASKLSTPDILAGSGDFGFLLDHNLVFVGSPQTVTERIRAAAAEGHFNTVLGEFAFGGLEERHRAESLELFAREVIPALRDHSPYAPRPAYTRGDEEQVAARLQALGYLD; encoded by the coding sequence ATGAAGTTCGCCTACTTCACCCACGTGTGGGGCCGGCCCGGCATCACACCCGGGGAGCGCTACGCCGAACTCTGGCGCGAGATCCGCGACGCCGACCGGCTCGGCCTCGACTACGCATTCTCCGTCGAGCACCACTGCACGCCGCAGGAGAGCTGGATGCCCTCGCCCGCGGTGTTCTGCACGGGCGCGGCCCTGCACACCGAGCGCATCCGCATCGGGCCGATGGGCTGGGTCCCGCCGCTGCGTCACCCGATGCACCTGGTCGAGGAGGTCGCGACCCTCGACCACCTCCTGGGCGGCCGGCTGGAGGTGGGGCTGGCCTCGGGCGTCAGCCCCCAGCCCTTCCTGCCCTTCGGCGCCGACTTCGACAACCGGCACACGCTCACCCGGGAGGCCGTCGAGCTGCTGCGCACCGCTCTCGGCAGCGAGGGCGCCGTCGACTTCGAGGGTCCCGTGCACCGGGTCCGGGACGTCACCCTCTCCTTCCCCGCGCTCCAGCGCCCCCACCCTCCGCTGTGGGTGCCCACCACCAACCGCAACACCCTGCGCTACCTCAGCGAGGTGGGTGCCCACACGGGCTCGACGATGATCGTGCCGCGCGCCTCCATGGGCGTCGTCTACCGCCACTACCTCGACTGGTGGCGCGAGCACGGCCACGCCACCGACCCCGACATCGGCTACTGGACCCTCGTCCACGTGGCGCCCACCGACGCCGAGGCCGAGGCGCGGGCGGCCGCGCACATGACCGAGACCTTCGCCAAGACCCTCCAGTACGGCTCCGTGCGGCGCTCCGGCGAGCAGCACGCCCCGGCCAGCAAACTGAGCACGCCCGACATCCTCGCCGGGTCCGGCGACTTCGGCTTCCTCCTCGACCACAACCTCGTCTTCGTCGGCTCGCCGCAGACGGTGACCGAGAGGATCCGGGCCGCGGCCGCGGAGGGCCACTTCAACACCGTGCTGGGCGAGTTCGCCTTCGGCGGGCTGGAGGAGCGGCACCGGGCCGAGTCCCTCGAACTGTTCGCCCGCGAGGTGATCCCGGCGCTGCGCGACCACTCCCCGTACGCGCCGCGCCCGGCGTACACGCGCGGCGACGAGGAGCAGGTGGCCGCCCGCCTCCAGGCCCTCGGCTATCTCGACTGA
- a CDS encoding Gfo/Idh/MocA family protein, which yields MTFTDKAPGGSARPADREPLRLAVVGAGWVARQVWLPLLEAHPAFRVAAVVDEDPVAARKAIREDGHTRILRRPEELSPDSVDAAVIALPNHLHLPVARALVERDVPVFVEKPVFRTLFEAQALALDHLARGSIGDLTLYSWSAARHRTDVCRLAELLPTLGTVRNLDLSWIRATGIPQRTGWFVDRRLSGGGALLDLGWHLLDVGLHLLGWPRVVRAAGTMSADWMERGDATADWRPGPQDDPEARPAEPVEDTARGFLVTDTGVGISLETRWASHQALDVTTITVEGTEGVATLRGTFGFSPHRLPRSSLTVLRLGREETVALPDEPVGIEYERQVDELARRLGGPGGGRPASGLGEGSMAEVTILASCIDHIYSAADRTLREV from the coding sequence ATGACTTTCACCGACAAGGCACCCGGCGGGTCCGCGCGGCCCGCGGACCGCGAACCGCTCCGGCTGGCGGTGGTGGGCGCGGGGTGGGTCGCGCGGCAGGTGTGGCTGCCCCTGCTGGAGGCGCACCCGGCGTTCCGGGTCGCCGCCGTCGTGGACGAGGACCCCGTGGCGGCCAGGAAGGCCATTCGAGAGGACGGGCACACCCGCATCCTGCGGCGCCCGGAGGAGCTGAGCCCCGACAGCGTGGACGCGGCCGTCATCGCCCTGCCCAACCACCTGCACCTTCCCGTGGCCAGGGCGCTCGTCGAACGCGACGTGCCGGTCTTCGTCGAGAAGCCGGTGTTCCGCACCCTCTTCGAGGCCCAGGCGCTCGCCCTCGACCACCTGGCCCGGGGCAGCATCGGCGACCTGACGCTGTATTCGTGGAGCGCCGCCCGCCACCGCACCGACGTGTGCCGCCTTGCGGAGCTCCTGCCCACCCTGGGCACCGTCCGCAACCTCGACCTGAGCTGGATCCGGGCCACCGGCATCCCGCAGCGCACCGGCTGGTTCGTCGACCGGCGGCTGTCGGGCGGCGGGGCCCTGCTCGACCTGGGCTGGCACCTGCTGGACGTGGGCCTGCACCTGCTGGGCTGGCCGCGCGTGGTGCGGGCGGCCGGCACCATGTCGGCCGACTGGATGGAGCGCGGCGACGCCACGGCCGACTGGCGGCCGGGCCCCCAGGACGACCCGGAGGCCCGGCCCGCGGAGCCCGTCGAGGACACGGCCCGCGGCTTCCTGGTCACCGACACGGGCGTGGGCATCTCGCTGGAGACCCGCTGGGCCTCCCACCAGGCCCTCGACGTCACCACCATCACGGTGGAGGGCACCGAGGGCGTGGCCACGCTGCGCGGCACGTTCGGCTTCAGCCCGCACCGCCTGCCGCGGTCCTCCCTCACCGTGCTGCGCCTGGGCCGCGAGGAGACCGTGGCGCTGCCGGACGAGCCCGTGGGCATCGAGTACGAGCGGCAGGTCGACGAGCTCGCCCGCCGGCTCGGGGGCCCCGGCGGCGGGCGGCCGGCCTCGGGCCTCGGCGAGGGCTCGATGGCCGAAGTGACCATCCTCGCTTCCTGCATCGACCACATCTACTCGGCCGCCGACCGGACCCTGCGGGAGGTTTGA
- a CDS encoding SDR family oxidoreductase, with translation MSSVTERAVERLGLSGRVVVVSGASGQIGGACALELSALGATVVAGYHTGAEAARKLQEQAEGEGGTLVPVASDLSRPEGADALVAAAVQRFGRVDGCVAAAGLRTRRLALATDERSLQRLLQVNLAGAVNLAKACLKPMMRARYGRIVLFGSRAGTSGLPGHGAYAATKGALQPWAASVAGEVGGHGITVNVVAPGAIRAEVMDFSEAERDLVLKFIGAGRLGEPEEVAAAVSFLLSPSASYVNGTTLVVDGGARF, from the coding sequence ATGAGCAGCGTCACCGAACGGGCCGTGGAGCGGCTCGGACTGAGCGGCCGGGTGGTCGTGGTCTCGGGCGCGTCGGGGCAGATCGGCGGCGCCTGCGCGCTGGAGCTGTCCGCGCTCGGGGCCACCGTCGTCGCCGGCTACCACACCGGCGCCGAGGCCGCGCGCAAACTACAGGAGCAGGCCGAGGGCGAGGGCGGCACGCTCGTGCCCGTCGCGTCGGACCTGAGCCGACCCGAGGGGGCCGACGCCCTGGTAGCCGCCGCCGTGCAGCGCTTCGGCCGGGTGGACGGCTGCGTGGCCGCCGCGGGCCTGCGCACCCGCCGGCTCGCCCTGGCCACCGACGAGCGGAGCCTGCAACGGCTGCTGCAAGTGAACCTGGCCGGCGCGGTCAACCTCGCCAAGGCGTGCCTGAAGCCGATGATGCGCGCCCGCTACGGGCGGATCGTGCTCTTCGGCTCCAGAGCGGGCACCAGCGGGCTGCCGGGCCACGGCGCCTACGCCGCGACCAAGGGCGCCCTCCAGCCGTGGGCGGCGTCCGTGGCGGGCGAGGTCGGCGGGCACGGCATCACCGTCAACGTCGTGGCGCCCGGGGCGATCCGGGCCGAGGTGATGGACTTCTCCGAGGCCGAACGCGACCTGGTGCTCAAGTTCATCGGAGCCGGCCGGCTCGGCGAGCCCGAGGAGGTCGCGGCGGCCGTGTCGTTCCTGCTGTCGCCCTCGGCCTCGTACGTCAACGGCACCACCCTCGTCGTCGACGGCGGTGCGCGCTTCTGA
- a CDS encoding AMP-binding protein produces the protein MGDGEPETLLDAVRGLPPGRVLLPGTDAGTLLDRVRKAADEIGAGAAEGEAVALCAENSPAWVVAFLALLAAGARPLLLEPGTPEAEARRLLRAAGGGRSLTVPDGDGDRPPVLSGPPGEASGPGPAVLLPTSGSTGESRIVARDEASLLAEGRRYRDGVGLTGRDTLLLPVPLSHAYALGWLFGGLLTGASLRPVPPTALGLIAAELARGATVVALVPSIARLLAARKLRAGGSRPGPDDGSPAPALRLAMVGAGPVDERLDRAFEEAFGTALARNYGSTETGAVFAGRARIEPFCVGAPLPGIVYRLADEDGEAVPGGTPGLLQVRVDGAWHAMGDLAVAVPDGLRVIGRKDRAIRRGGRWVSPLEVEEVLRGHPDVRDVRVAARRGRHPGEDGIVAEVSAVRPGLTPEPLREHARRELAAYKVPDEFVIRTALPTSAAGKVRAAPRYRLTRRAAEAARAYKTSEVLFALHGLGALDRLAEGAGAADLARELGCDADALEWVLRAAAGLGVLTTAAPGDTEPRVRAAELAAFIRLEEHLSRGPVSREEIAAAVRSGVARRPFEQTPPAGLDRLVTVYQGAMNGPSARARAALGLRLLKPAAGARMVEVTAGPGRYLERLLAADPTAGGHLLTVGRLSGPPAPAVAAAVTEGRVTTGPEPPRGAADICVVANAVHGPGPGSELAALLGGLRPGGRLLVDDVFLPPSGAGSELALDWLTHGGTAWPTAGDLIAGLSREGARVSRHLPLEESLCHLIIAKEAS, from the coding sequence ATGGGCGACGGCGAGCCGGAGACCCTCCTGGACGCGGTGCGCGGGCTGCCGCCGGGGCGGGTCCTGCTGCCGGGCACGGACGCGGGCACGCTGCTCGACCGGGTGCGCAAGGCCGCGGACGAGATCGGGGCCGGGGCGGCCGAGGGCGAGGCAGTGGCCCTGTGCGCCGAGAACAGCCCGGCGTGGGTGGTCGCGTTCCTGGCCCTGCTGGCCGCCGGGGCCAGGCCGCTGCTCCTGGAGCCGGGCACGCCCGAGGCCGAGGCCCGGCGGCTGCTGCGGGCGGCCGGCGGGGGCAGGTCGCTGACCGTCCCCGACGGCGACGGCGACCGGCCCCCGGTGCTGTCCGGCCCGCCCGGAGAAGCCTCCGGACCCGGGCCCGCCGTCCTGCTGCCCACCTCGGGCTCGACCGGCGAGAGCAGGATCGTCGCGCGCGACGAGGCGAGCCTCCTCGCGGAGGGCCGCCGCTACCGCGACGGCGTGGGGCTCACCGGGCGGGACACCCTGCTACTGCCGGTCCCCCTCTCCCACGCGTACGCGCTGGGCTGGCTCTTCGGGGGGCTGCTGACCGGTGCCTCGCTGCGGCCCGTCCCCCCAACGGCCCTGGGCCTGATCGCGGCAGAACTGGCCCGCGGAGCCACGGTGGTGGCGCTCGTGCCCAGCATCGCCCGGCTGCTCGCGGCCAGGAAGCTGCGCGCGGGCGGCTCCCGGCCCGGGCCGGACGACGGGAGCCCGGCCCCCGCCCTGCGGCTGGCCATGGTGGGCGCCGGGCCGGTGGACGAGCGGCTGGACCGCGCCTTCGAGGAAGCGTTCGGCACCGCTCTCGCCCGGAACTACGGATCCACCGAGACGGGTGCGGTGTTCGCCGGGCGGGCCCGTATCGAGCCCTTCTGCGTCGGCGCTCCCCTGCCCGGGATCGTGTACCGGCTGGCGGACGAGGACGGCGAGGCGGTCCCCGGCGGCACGCCCGGGCTGCTGCAAGTCCGCGTGGACGGCGCCTGGCACGCCATGGGGGACCTCGCCGTGGCCGTGCCGGACGGCCTGCGCGTCATCGGCCGCAAGGACCGGGCGATCCGCCGGGGCGGCCGCTGGGTGTCGCCCCTGGAGGTCGAGGAGGTACTGCGGGGGCATCCGGACGTGCGCGACGTACGGGTCGCCGCGCGGCGCGGACGCCACCCGGGCGAGGACGGCATCGTCGCGGAGGTGTCGGCCGTGCGGCCGGGGCTCACGCCGGAGCCGCTGCGCGAGCACGCCCGCCGCGAACTGGCGGCGTACAAGGTCCCCGACGAGTTCGTGATCCGTACGGCCCTGCCCACCAGCGCCGCGGGCAAGGTCCGGGCCGCCCCCCGCTACCGGCTCACCCGGCGGGCGGCGGAGGCGGCGCGCGCCTACAAGACCTCCGAGGTCCTCTTCGCCCTGCACGGCTTGGGCGCGCTGGACCGGCTGGCGGAGGGCGCCGGGGCGGCGGACCTGGCCCGGGAGCTGGGGTGCGACGCCGACGCGCTGGAGTGGGTGCTGCGGGCGGCCGCCGGTCTGGGCGTCCTGACCACCGCGGCGCCCGGGGACACGGAGCCGCGCGTGCGGGCCGCCGAACTGGCCGCGTTCATCCGGCTGGAGGAGCACCTCTCGCGCGGGCCCGTCAGCCGTGAGGAGATCGCCGCCGCCGTCCGCAGCGGAGTGGCACGGCGGCCCTTCGAACAGACCCCACCCGCCGGCCTGGACCGGCTCGTCACCGTCTACCAGGGCGCCATGAACGGCCCGAGCGCCCGGGCCCGGGCCGCGCTCGGCCTGCGGCTGCTGAAGCCGGCGGCCGGGGCGCGGATGGTCGAGGTGACCGCCGGGCCGGGCCGCTACCTGGAGCGCCTGCTGGCCGCCGACCCCACGGCCGGCGGCCACTTGCTGACCGTCGGCCGGCTCTCCGGGCCGCCGGCGCCCGCCGTCGCCGCGGCCGTCACGGAGGGCCGGGTGACCACCGGCCCCGAACCGCCCCGCGGCGCGGCCGACATCTGCGTCGTCGCCAACGCCGTCCACGGCCCCGGCCCGGGCAGCGAGCTCGCCGCGCTGCTGGGCGGCCTGCGCCCCGGCGGCCGGCTGCTGGTCGACGACGTCTTCCTGCCGCCGTCCGGGGCGGGCAGCGAACTGGCCCTGGACTGGCTCACGCACGGCGGCACCGCGTGGCCCACGGCCGGCGACCTGATCGCCGGCCTGTCCCGGGAAGGGGCCCGCGTCAGCAGGCACCTGCCGCTGGAGGAGTCCCTGTGTCATCTGATCATCGCCAAGGAGGCCAGCTGA
- a CDS encoding radical SAM protein produces the protein MSPRTPPSAAAAGTRQQLPLIGNDLVVNEDSCNLSCTYCLTGQSNLKEGHSLQLIFEPPRRDSYEPGSPLGQRLDAVAGRLRGHFGLPLLKVTGGEIFLVRGIMDFLEQEAGKHEVLVIQTNGVLVRQEHLDRFRSWGNVVLQVSLDSHLHHGNSHRVPTESLHRKVVDAISRILDSGLPVEIYSVLNDRSVTEACAFAEWLTGFSRPPVYFPFPVRGPDSERFAVRPEQHGLVQELADRYDEFASVLPPRPYFDRLLSFYREGRRTFRCHLPRLVVSTFSDGVVTPCPNIWFSDMGNALEESWEETLEKAGTSGLYRALLAPRPRLSACHGCFTPWDTLSMYFEDEITLDELCAAPTYSPPRIRKMIADAKADYLRTGGK, from the coding sequence ATGTCCCCTCGCACTCCTCCGTCGGCGGCTGCCGCAGGAACCCGGCAGCAACTGCCGCTGATCGGCAACGACCTCGTGGTCAACGAGGACTCCTGCAACCTCAGTTGCACCTACTGCCTCACGGGGCAGAGCAATCTCAAGGAGGGCCACTCCCTCCAGCTGATCTTCGAACCGCCGCGGCGCGACAGCTACGAGCCCGGCAGCCCGCTGGGGCAGCGCCTGGACGCCGTCGCCGGCCGGCTGCGGGGCCACTTCGGGCTGCCCCTGCTCAAGGTGACGGGCGGTGAGATCTTCCTGGTCCGGGGCATCATGGACTTCCTGGAGCAGGAGGCCGGCAAGCACGAGGTGCTGGTGATCCAGACCAACGGCGTGCTGGTGCGGCAGGAGCACCTGGACCGCTTCCGCTCCTGGGGCAACGTCGTCCTCCAGGTCTCCCTGGACAGCCACCTCCACCACGGCAACAGCCACCGGGTGCCCACCGAGAGCCTGCACCGCAAGGTCGTCGACGCCATCTCCCGCATCCTCGACTCGGGGCTGCCCGTGGAGATCTACTCGGTGCTCAACGACCGCAGCGTCACCGAGGCCTGCGCCTTCGCCGAGTGGCTGACGGGCTTCTCCCGGCCCCCGGTGTACTTCCCCTTCCCCGTGCGCGGCCCGGACTCGGAGCGCTTCGCGGTCCGCCCCGAGCAGCACGGCCTCGTCCAGGAGCTGGCCGACCGCTACGACGAGTTCGCCTCCGTCCTCCCGCCGCGCCCCTACTTCGACCGGCTGCTGAGCTTCTACCGCGAGGGGCGCCGCACCTTCCGGTGCCACCTGCCGCGGCTGGTCGTCTCCACCTTCAGCGACGGGGTCGTCACCCCGTGCCCCAACATCTGGTTCTCCGACATGGGCAACGCCCTGGAGGAGAGCTGGGAGGAGACGCTGGAGAAGGCCGGCACCAGCGGGCTCTACCGGGCCCTGCTCGCCCCCCGGCCGCGGCTGTCGGCCTGCCACGGCTGCTTCACTCCCTGGGACACGCTCTCGATGTACTTCGAGGACGAGATCACCCTCGACGAGCTGTGCGCCGCGCCCACCTACTCCCCGCCCCGCATCCGCAAGATGATCGCCGACGCCAAGGCCGACTACCTCCGCACCGGGGGGAAGTGA
- a CDS encoding PIG-L deacetylase family protein, producing the protein MTTEPGGHVVLAPHADDAVWSVGGRLARWAAEGRRTTVVTVFAGPASGPAEASGTWREAADPRVRRGEDAAACTELGAVLVPLGFTDAALRSGPDGFLYPAPRRLLGPRHPADARLPEEVRAALDPLCAGRVTVHAPLAAGGHVDHRLVRGAVEALAPGRTVWYEDFPYRLRGRDHAGLRPRTEPLPAGAVERWLSAAGRYTSQARAHFGSVPALREALLARARGHGDGDGQRLADRHWLPVAGGPPEGGRDPHRA; encoded by the coding sequence ATGACAACCGAGCCCGGCGGTCACGTGGTGCTCGCCCCGCACGCGGACGACGCCGTCTGGTCCGTGGGCGGCCGCCTGGCGCGCTGGGCCGCCGAGGGCCGCCGGACGACCGTCGTCACCGTCTTCGCGGGCCCCGCCTCCGGACCGGCCGAAGCGTCCGGCACGTGGCGGGAGGCCGCCGATCCCCGGGTGCGGCGGGGCGAGGACGCGGCCGCGTGCACCGAGTTGGGCGCCGTCCTCGTACCACTCGGCTTCACCGACGCCGCGCTGCGCTCCGGCCCCGACGGCTTCCTCTACCCCGCCCCGCGCCGGCTCCTCGGCCCCCGGCACCCCGCGGACGCGCGGCTGCCGGAGGAGGTCCGCGCCGCGCTGGACCCGCTGTGCGCCGGGCGGGTGACGGTGCACGCGCCGCTGGCGGCGGGCGGGCACGTCGACCACCGGCTGGTCCGGGGCGCGGTGGAGGCCCTGGCACCGGGGCGCACCGTCTGGTACGAGGACTTCCCCTACCGGCTGCGCGGGCGCGACCACGCGGGCCTGCGGCCGCGCACCGAGCCGCTGCCGGCCGGGGCGGTGGAGCGCTGGCTGTCCGCCGCGGGCCGGTACACCAGCCAGGCCCGGGCCCACTTCGGCTCGGTGCCCGCACTGCGCGAGGCGCTGCTCGCCCGGGCCCGCGGGCACGGCGACGGCGACGGGCAGCGGCTCGCCGACCGCCACTGGCTGCCCGTGGCCGGCGGGCCGCCGGAGGGAGGCCGTGACCCGCACCGCGCGTAG
- a CDS encoding glycosyltransferase family 2 protein, translating into MPVPSGATDPRLSVVVPSRGPAARLRATLACLAGQGPGAPPFEVLVVDDNPGPSDGNPGPARDDPGPAGAGATPAAVAGELARDLPVRVVPGPLRGRAAARNAGAAAARGAHLVFLDDDVLVGPEFLAAHAGAADPDAFAHGRTRELPTAARLLRSLEGRSPEDIRRARAALEPGPAPAPGPPGPAAHRRLVANALERTVEAMAGGTLPDVAPWLGFVGANTAVDRDRWRRAGGFDEAFGLTWGCEDLEFGFRLYAAGVRRALVPDALGVHLSHARPGRWEQHHRNLDRFRALHPHASVRALEALLGPDGTPGEYVRAVTAVADAPVRGGAR; encoded by the coding sequence ATGCCGGTGCCCAGTGGCGCTACGGATCCGCGGCTGAGCGTCGTCGTGCCCAGCCGCGGGCCCGCGGCGCGCCTGCGTGCGACGCTCGCCTGCCTGGCCGGACAGGGGCCGGGGGCGCCGCCCTTCGAGGTGCTCGTGGTCGACGACAATCCGGGACCGTCGGACGGCAATCCGGGACCGGCGCGGGACGATCCGGGACCGGCGGGCGCGGGGGCCACCCCGGCCGCCGTGGCCGGGGAGCTGGCCCGCGACCTGCCGGTGCGGGTGGTCCCGGGGCCGCTGCGGGGGCGGGCCGCCGCCCGCAACGCCGGGGCGGCCGCGGCCCGCGGGGCCCACCTGGTGTTCCTGGACGACGACGTGCTGGTGGGGCCGGAGTTCCTCGCGGCCCACGCCGGCGCGGCGGACCCGGACGCCTTCGCGCACGGCCGGACCCGCGAACTACCCACCGCCGCACGGCTGCTGAGGAGCCTGGAGGGCCGGAGCCCTGAGGACATCCGGCGGGCCCGGGCCGCCCTCGAGCCGGGGCCCGCGCCGGCGCCGGGGCCTCCCGGGCCCGCCGCGCACCGGCGGCTCGTCGCCAACGCCCTGGAGCGGACGGTGGAGGCCATGGCCGGCGGCACCCTGCCGGACGTCGCGCCCTGGCTCGGCTTCGTCGGCGCCAACACCGCGGTCGACCGCGACCGCTGGCGGCGGGCAGGGGGCTTCGACGAGGCCTTCGGGCTCACCTGGGGTTGCGAGGACCTGGAGTTCGGCTTCCGCCTGTACGCGGCAGGCGTCCGCAGGGCCCTGGTCCCGGACGCCCTGGGCGTCCATCTCAGCCACGCCCGGCCCGGGCGCTGGGAGCAGCACCACCGGAACCTGGACCGCTTCCGGGCCCTTCACCCGCACGCCTCGGTGCGCGCCCTGGAGGCCCTGCTCGGACCCGACGGCACGCCCGGGGAGTACGTGCGCGCCGTCACCGCCGTGGCTGATGCACCGGTACGGGGTGGCGCGCGATGA
- a CDS encoding aminotransferase class I/II-fold pyridoxal phosphate-dependent enzyme: protein MPDSGEEILFPSWPQHGEEERTGLLRALAQEGWWRNGGSEVENFEREFAGHHGAPYALATTNGTHALELALEVMGVRAGDEVVVPAFTFISSSLAVQRLGAVPVPADVRPDTYCLDTESAAALVTPRTKAIMPVHMAGQFADMDALEKLSVDTGVPLLQDAAHAHGAQWQGRRVGELGSIAAFSFQNGKLMTAGEGGALLLPDEESHREAYLRHCCGRPPGDRLYAHLTQGSNYRMNEFSASVLRAQLGRLDGQLEVREQRWAHMREALAAIDGVVPQGRDERGTLHAHYMAMVRLPGITAQQRLALVDGLVERGVPAFVGFPPVYRTEGFRHGPVPGGTEELAAHCPVAEEIGGDCVWLHHRVLLADVPVLDRLAEVFAGLVRAL, encoded by the coding sequence ATGCCGGACTCCGGTGAAGAAATACTCTTTCCCTCCTGGCCGCAGCACGGCGAGGAGGAGCGCACCGGCCTGCTGCGGGCACTCGCGCAGGAAGGCTGGTGGCGTAACGGAGGATCGGAGGTCGAGAACTTCGAGCGGGAATTCGCCGGCCATCACGGAGCGCCGTACGCGCTGGCGACGACGAACGGCACGCACGCGCTGGAGCTCGCGCTGGAGGTGATGGGCGTACGGGCCGGCGACGAGGTCGTCGTCCCCGCGTTCACCTTCATCTCCTCCTCCCTGGCGGTGCAGCGCCTGGGCGCCGTGCCGGTCCCCGCCGACGTGCGGCCCGACACCTACTGCCTGGACACCGAATCGGCGGCGGCGCTCGTCACGCCGCGGACCAAGGCGATCATGCCGGTGCACATGGCGGGCCAGTTCGCGGACATGGACGCGCTGGAGAAGCTGTCCGTGGACACGGGCGTGCCCCTCCTCCAGGACGCCGCGCACGCCCACGGCGCCCAGTGGCAGGGCAGGCGCGTCGGTGAGCTCGGCAGCATCGCCGCCTTCAGCTTCCAGAACGGCAAGCTGATGACCGCGGGCGAGGGTGGGGCCCTGCTGCTGCCCGACGAGGAGTCCCACCGGGAGGCGTATCTGCGGCACTGCTGCGGCCGTCCGCCCGGCGACCGGCTCTACGCCCACCTGACCCAGGGCTCCAACTACCGCATGAACGAGTTCTCCGCGAGCGTCCTCCGCGCACAACTCGGACGTTTGGACGGGCAGTTGGAGGTGCGTGAGCAGCGCTGGGCGCACATGCGCGAGGCGCTCGCGGCGATCGACGGAGTGGTGCCCCAGGGCCGGGACGAGCGCGGCACTCTGCACGCGCATTACATGGCGATGGTGCGGCTGCCCGGCATCACCGCGCAGCAGCGGCTCGCGCTGGTGGACGGCCTGGTGGAGCGGGGCGTCCCCGCCTTCGTCGGCTTCCCGCCCGTCTACCGCACCGAAGGCTTCCGGCACGGGCCGGTGCCGGGCGGCACCGAGGAGCTGGCCGCGCACTGTCCCGTGGCGGAGGAGATCGGCGGCGACTGCGTGTGGCTGCACCACCGGGTGCTGCTCGCCGACGTGCCGGTGCTGGACCGGCTGGCCGAGGTCTTCGCCGGCCTCGTCCGCGCGCTCTGA